Genomic segment of bacterium:
GCCGCGGCGGTCCCCGCGATCGCCGAGTCGGCGTCAGCCCCCGCGGCCGAGGACGAGGTTTCCTTCGACGAGCCCTATATCGACTCGTTCCTGTGCACGAGCTGCAACGAGTGCATCGGAATCAATCCGCAGATGTTCCAATACAACGGCAACAAGCAGGCGTTTCTGGCCGACGCGTCGAAAGGAACCTTCGACGAACTCGTTCGCGCCGCCGAGAAATGCCCCGCGCGTTGCATTCACCCCGCGAAACCGCGCGCGGGCGATACGACGGTCAATGACGATCTTCTGAAGCGCGCGGCGGTTTACAACTAGACCGGCCGATGACCGAATTCGCCAACCTGCCAGGCCTCGCCGCGCCCCGGCGCCGAGGGCCGCGATGAACGTCGTGGTCGTGCCCGCGGCCATCCTCGGCGGGGTCGCGTTGTTTTTCGGCGTCGTGCTCGCGTTGGCCTATCGCTATCTGCGCGTCGAGGAGGATCCCCGCATCGACGACGTCGAGGCGATGCTGCCCGGAAGCAACTGCGGCGCCTGCGGCCAACCGGGATGCCGCGCGTTCGCCGAGGCCGTGTGCGGCGGCACGAAGCAGCCGGGACAGTGCACCGTCAGCGCGCCCGAGGGCATCGCCGCCATCGCCGCCTATCTCGGCGTGGAAGCCACGATCGAGGAGCGCCGCGTCGCGCGCCTTCACTGCGCGGGCGGCAAATCCAACGTGCGCCGCGTCGCCGAATACGCGGGCCTTTCGTCCTGCCGCGCGGCGGTCATCGTCAACGGCGGTGCGACCGCGTGCGCGTGGGGATGTCTTGGCCTTGCCGATTGCGAGCGAGCCTGCACCTTCGGCGCGATCCGGATGAACGACGAGGATCTGCCGGTCGTCACGCCCCATTTGTGCACGGCATGCAATGACTGCGTCGAGGTATGCCCGCGCGATCTGTTTACGCTCGTACCCGTGTCGCAACATCTGATCGTCCAGTGCTCGTCGCCGCTCGCGGGAACGGCGGCGACCGATGTGTGCGCGGTCGCGTGCGATGCGTGCGGGCGCTGCGCGCTCGACGCCCGAGCCGGGGCGATCGAGATGTCCGGCGGCCTGCCGCGCATCCGCATCCCCGGCGAGACCACGATCCATGCCACGTTCCGCTGCCCGACCGGCGCGATCCGATGGGTGGACGGAACGCAGTTCCAGTCTGAAAGCCCGATGCTCGACGTCGGTGGAGGAATTCGTGCGTGATTGGCCAACAGCCGCGATAAAACGCGTTCGGCAAATGCTCGGGCGGACGGATTCAGGCGACGCCGCAACCGTCGAAAAGGGACGACCCGTCCTGACCACCGGCGCGCTCGCCGTTGTATCGACCGAGTCGCTGATTTGCGACGTGCTCTGCCGGCATATTCCCGGCGCGGGCCTTGCCGACGGACGCCGCGGCGCGGACCGCAACGCCTTTAGCGCGGCCGTGTCCGACGTGATTTGCGGCGACGCGCGCGCCACGTTCGCCACCGCCGCGGGCCTTGCGGCGAGCGGCCAGCGGACCGTGGCGATGATGGCCGGCGACCGCCTGGCACAGATTCACGATCAACTTTTCGCGGCGGCGGGGCGGCGATGGCCCCTTGTCATCCAGGCGGCCAACCGCGCCATGCCGCGCCAGGGCA
This window contains:
- a CDS encoding ferredoxin, which codes for AAAVPAIAESASAPAAEDEVSFDEPYIDSFLCTSCNECIGINPQMFQYNGNKQAFLADASKGTFDELVRAAEKCPARCIHPAKPRAGDTTVNDDLLKRAAVYN
- a CDS encoding RnfABCDGE type electron transport complex subunit B, which produces MNVVVVPAAILGGVALFFGVVLALAYRYLRVEEDPRIDDVEAMLPGSNCGACGQPGCRAFAEAVCGGTKQPGQCTVSAPEGIAAIAAYLGVEATIEERRVARLHCAGGKSNVRRVAEYAGLSSCRAAVIVNGGATACAWGCLGLADCERACTFGAIRMNDEDLPVVTPHLCTACNDCVEVCPRDLFTLVPVSQHLIVQCSSPLAGTAATDVCAVACDACGRCALDARAGAIEMSGGLPRIRIPGETTIHATFRCPTGAIRWVDGTQFQSESPMLDVGGGIRA